One genomic region from Arthrobacter sp. YN encodes:
- the aroQ gene encoding type II 3-dehydroquinate dehydratase: protein MTEATPATEAGRGTILVINGPNLNLLGTREPEKYGTATLADVEQLAMSAAAAHGFTVDCVQSNHEGDLLDAIHAARGTAVGIVINAGAYTHTSVALRDALAAVQLPAVEVHITNVHQREEFRHHSYLSGVCTAIIVGAGVLGYKLAIDYLADAV, encoded by the coding sequence ATGACTGAAGCCACTCCCGCCACCGAAGCCGGTCGCGGCACCATCCTTGTGATCAATGGACCCAACCTCAATCTTCTTGGCACCCGCGAGCCGGAGAAGTACGGAACAGCAACACTGGCCGACGTCGAGCAACTCGCCATGTCGGCGGCTGCAGCCCACGGCTTCACAGTTGACTGCGTGCAGTCGAACCACGAGGGCGATCTTCTGGACGCGATCCACGCCGCACGTGGGACGGCCGTTGGGATTGTCATCAACGCCGGGGCCTACACGCACACCTCCGTGGCACTTCGTGACGCCCTGGCCGCGGTGCAACTGCCCGCCGTCGAAGTTCACATCACCAACGTCCACCAGCGTGAAGAGTTCCGCCACCACTCGTACTTGTCGGGCGTCTGCACCGCGATCATCGTGGGTGCGGGGGTGCTTGGCTACAAGCTGGCCATCGACTACTTGGCGGACGCCGTCTAA
- a CDS encoding MarP family serine protease: MFGLTILDLALILMLLSYLIYGLRNGFMVTLGGIAGFVVGAIAAFVAVPLVSGWVTDSGWRLTATVGAAVVLIALGHGLGTMIGRKIRHAVRIKPLHAVDRLIGGVVSVVVAALVMSMLAFSISSLGVPFVSQQLAGSRVIRYIDTITPTPVKSTMAQLRSTVIGDGIPKLIEGIGPVTPVPVPNASTDTPALNQAAESVLKIAGTAFECGQNQTGSGFVVSPGRVVTNAHVVAGVSQPVVEVPDGGALPGRVVYFDPQRDIAVLAVDGLQSSPLPMSADLPEGSPAAFAGYPHGGPFQSKPATVQGISTIIVPDIYGDNPSPELVYKLAGDVQPGNSGGPLLTMQGEVAGLIFAKTTTDAALGFALTMADLEPVAAQASGLSSPVSPGQCTRK, translated from the coding sequence GTGTTTGGCTTGACGATATTGGATTTGGCATTGATCTTGATGCTGCTGTCCTACCTGATCTATGGCCTGCGCAACGGCTTTATGGTCACGCTGGGTGGAATTGCTGGATTTGTGGTCGGCGCCATCGCGGCCTTCGTCGCCGTGCCCCTGGTGAGCGGATGGGTGACGGACAGCGGCTGGAGGCTGACCGCCACGGTGGGTGCCGCCGTCGTGCTTATTGCTTTGGGTCATGGGCTGGGAACCATGATCGGACGCAAGATCCGCCACGCCGTGCGGATCAAGCCGCTGCACGCCGTTGACCGGTTGATCGGTGGCGTGGTGAGCGTGGTGGTGGCGGCGCTGGTCATGTCCATGCTGGCGTTCAGCATCAGTTCGCTGGGTGTGCCTTTTGTTTCGCAGCAGCTGGCTGGCTCCCGCGTGATCCGCTACATCGACACCATCACCCCCACGCCCGTCAAGAGCACCATGGCGCAGTTGCGGTCCACGGTGATCGGCGATGGCATCCCCAAGCTCATCGAGGGCATCGGCCCCGTGACCCCGGTGCCCGTCCCCAACGCCTCAACGGACACCCCTGCCTTGAACCAGGCGGCCGAGTCCGTCCTCAAGATCGCGGGTACAGCCTTTGAATGTGGCCAGAACCAGACCGGTTCCGGATTCGTCGTCTCGCCCGGGCGCGTCGTGACCAACGCGCATGTTGTGGCGGGCGTGTCGCAGCCGGTGGTGGAAGTTCCCGACGGCGGTGCGTTGCCGGGTCGGGTGGTGTACTTCGACCCCCAGCGGGACATCGCAGTCCTGGCCGTGGACGGACTGCAGTCCAGCCCACTGCCGATGAGTGCCGACCTGCCCGAAGGCAGCCCAGCAGCCTTCGCCGGGTATCCGCACGGCGGGCCTTTCCAATCAAAGCCGGCCACCGTCCAAGGAATATCGACCATCATTGTCCCGGACATCTACGGCGACAATCCCTCTCCGGAGCTGGTCTACAAGCTGGCCGGTGATGTCCAGCCGGGCAACTCCGGCGGTCCGCTGCTGACCATGCAGGGCGAGGTGGCCGGGCTGATCTTCGCCAAGACCACCACCGATGCCGCCCTCGGCTTTGCCCTCACCATGGCAGACCTGGAGCCAGTAGCGGCGCAGGCTTCAGGACTCAGCAGCCCGGTCTCGCCTGGTCAGTGCACACGTAAGTAG
- a CDS encoding Crp/Fnr family transcriptional regulator — translation MDIEVLRRAPLFATLDDDAFRLLTDELTEVDLSRGASVFREGDQGDQLYFIVSGKVKLGRTSPDGRESLLAILGPGELFGEMALFDPSPRTATATAVSETRLAGLKNESLNALLRTRPEVSAQLLQALARRLRRTNDSLSDLVFSDVPGRVAKALLDLADRFGRPATDGVLVAHELTQEELAQLVGASRETVNKALAEFVQRGWLRLEARAVVILDMQRLRQRSR, via the coding sequence ATGGACATCGAGGTATTGCGCCGCGCACCCCTCTTCGCCACCCTTGACGACGACGCATTCCGCTTGCTGACGGACGAACTCACCGAGGTGGACCTTTCACGTGGGGCTTCGGTGTTCCGCGAAGGCGACCAGGGTGACCAGCTCTACTTCATCGTTTCCGGCAAGGTGAAGCTCGGCCGCACCTCCCCCGATGGCCGCGAGTCCCTGCTGGCCATCCTCGGCCCGGGCGAGCTCTTCGGCGAAATGGCGTTGTTCGACCCCAGCCCGCGTACCGCCACGGCTACCGCCGTTTCGGAGACCCGCCTGGCCGGCCTCAAGAACGAGAGCCTCAACGCATTGCTTCGCACGCGCCCCGAGGTTTCCGCGCAGCTGCTGCAGGCCCTGGCCCGCCGCCTCCGCCGCACCAACGACTCCCTGTCCGACCTCGTCTTCTCGGACGTCCCCGGCCGCGTCGCCAAGGCTCTTTTGGACCTGGCCGACCGCTTCGGCCGTCCTGCCACTGACGGCGTCCTGGTGGCCCACGAGCTCACGCAGGAAGAACTGGCCCAGCTGGTTGGCGCTTCCCGCGAAACCGTCAACAAGGCACTGGCCGAGTTCGTTCAGCGCGGTTGGCTCCGTCTGGAAGCCCGCGCCGTCGTGATCCTGGACATGCAGCGCCTCCGTCAGCGTTCACGCTAA